A DNA window from Rhinolophus sinicus isolate RSC01 linkage group LG10, ASM3656204v1, whole genome shotgun sequence contains the following coding sequences:
- the IGIP gene encoding IgA-inducing protein homolog has protein sequence MCSYYHMKKRSVSGCNITILAVMFSHLSAGNSPCGNQANVLCISRLEFVQYQS, from the coding sequence atgtgcagttatTATCACATGAAGAAGCGCAGTGTGTCAGGCTGTAATATAACCATACTTGCTGTCATGTTCTCCCATCTCAGTGCTGGGAACTCACCATGTGGAAACCAAGCAAATGTGTTGTGCATCAGCCGGCTTGAGTTTGTTCAATATCAAAGCTGA